The genome window AGTCATCGATCCGTTCCTGACGTTGGAAGGGTTGAAGATTCTATACGACCGCAACCGGCAGGGAAAATGATTTTCCACAAAAAACCGGCTTTCCCGACTAGAGGAGGGGCTAAAACCTGGGGAGAGGAGGGACCCCAGGAAAATCAGTAGTCGAAAAAGCCGGCAACAACATATGGTGAGTGTCCCTATATATTGTTCAATGCATTTCAGTGTTTTGCTTTTTTGATGAACAGCCGCACCAGCCGGGCGTCCTCATCCCGGTTGGATACCTTATATCCTTTAGATTCCACCCATCGGCCAAACGCTTCGGAAAAATTCTTCTTTTTATCCAGAATTATTTCCAGAATGCCGTTCATTTTGACATCCTTGAAGGCTTGGTTCAGTTGATCGGTTGCGTTGAAGAAAGACAATCCACGAGTGTCCAGAGTTTTGAAAACGGTCATTTGCCCTCTCCTGTTTATTAAGATGATCCGGGTTGGCGAAAAGGTTCTCCCGGAATTACCGGGTTCATGCTTCTAATATAGGACGACAACATTAAAAGAAAATG of Nitrospina watsonii contains these proteins:
- a CDS encoding sulfurtransferase TusA family protein encodes the protein MTVFKTLDTRGLSFFNATDQLNQAFKDVKMNGILEIILDKKKNFSEAFGRWVESKGYKVSNRDEDARLVRLFIKKAKH